The window acccatgtttcgtagaacctcgtgatAGTTGACAAGATACTCCTGGGATCCTctaaaggagcaccactgaagtgaacaggaaagagcttgataaacctgtctAATCTACATAAAGCCTCataagacatagctggcccatctccgacctgtgccgcaataaccggttgaactaatccgactggctgagctgctggaggctgatactggggagctatctgctctggagtgggagtggtgggagtcttggctcctcctccagcctgagagactactggtgccatgggaaatgcgccagtctaaGCCAAActatccataaggcccaccaaactgaccaaagcatcctgaagtactggggtagcaatgaacccctccggaacctgagctggtccggcaggaacagtctgggctggaacctcctcgtcaagctctatctgaggctccactactgGGGCTGTTGCTCAggctctaggctgagctttgcccctgcctcagcctctagcacggcctcggcctcaacCTCTTCCCcacgtaggagctgccactggaggctctggctgctgctcagctgaggaagcggtacgtgttctagCCGAATAGGATCAGAATATGCtggattttgtcacgacccgaaatttttcaccaacgggaccgtgatggcgcctaacatttcacttgctaggcaagccaatgttagaaaattgttaaaccaattccttatttccatttagtaaataacaatgattaactaagatgaaatataagaggtgcgaaattttataaaactgtattaattactaccacccggatctagagtcacGATTCACGAGGACTCTAAAATTTACtataagtaatagtctgaaagaaataataatagtGACATAAaaggtagacggggacttcaaggtctgtgagcaccgacagatctaccttgagtctccggaaagcggaccaatagcaaaatctcgatcaacctaaaccggtatcaaaatctgcacagaaagtgcagagtgcagcatcagtacaaccgatctcatgtactggtaaatgtcaagcctaacctcggtaaagtagtgacaaggctaggacaagacagCCTCATATAACATGaatagtataatcatgctagtggcaacaacagtaaacaAAGAattaacgcagaaataatgggaaaggaacatacagtgggggaatacaacataaagagtgagaataatgaaaagacagaattaaaccggaaatccttaaacgaatttaACAATTAAgacagcaaggaaaactgcacggcatcatccttcgtgctttacactcttcctcacaatataaataaatcatgcacggcatcacccttcgtactttatactcttcctcacaattcagagaatcaataacaacggatagagagaagtttcacaaagaaatcaatatctaatcaatgattactttcagaatttaacatctcaacctctaatcaatattcacaattttatcgaccttggtggaaccggatacaagtctcccaacatttcaacaacaacaataagcatggataacaagatttaagactacaaatttgcaagaatgggatttcactcgcatgctatgactcgactacaacgtatagatgctcgtcacctcaactatacattgtattcaacaacaaaacacgtagcaaatgctcacacaatacctattccctcaagccaaagttagacacaacacttacctcaatttcgcaagccactcactgctcaagtatcgctttccctttagaattcacctccaacccactcgtatctaatcataattagtttaatatcataaattatcgctaaaggaatcaactttaatgcataattacagttttcctaagttttctcaacaaaagtcaaaaatcgaccccaagcccgcttggtcaaaacccgaggttcggaccaaaattcatttactcattcacccccgagcccgaatatataattagttttggaatccgatctcaaattgaggtctaaatccctaaatttccgaaattcctaaagttctacccaaaaatcctaatttcaccataacaattctagattctaggttgaaatcttgttataagatgtaaaagattaaaagaaaagagttaggaatcacttacctatgatttggggaagatttaGTCTTTGCAAAATCGcctcttaaggtttagggttttgaaaatataaaaaatagatgAAATATCCCGTCTAAGTCCTTTTTACTCAGCTGccggtgtcgcaattgcgacctgagcttcgcaaatgcaaaggaaCACTCGCAATTGTGATGCCCTTCACAGTCTcactgccttcgcaaatgcgaggaaagtttCACATTTGCGACCACTGTATCTTCGCTAATGCGACTAAATGATCGCATTAGCAATCACTGCCCTTCCTtgactcccttcgcaaatgcgaaatctaTTGGCacagcttctcttcgcatttgcgatgagaagctcacaaatgcgaacctcTCAGAGGTCGAAATTGCGATGcatgatctcgcaaatgcgagatcagaggcttgCAATAATATCAGATGCCCAGCAGTGTTTTCCAAGCCAAatctcactccgtagcctatccgaaactcacctgagtcctcggggctccaaaccaaacatgcacacaagtctaaaaatatcatacgaacttgttcgcacgatcaaatcgccaaaataatacctagaactacgaatttagtaccaaatcaaatgaaattctcaagaacactttaaaaattctattttctcaactggacgtctgaatcacgtcagatcaactccgtttctcaccaaatttcacagacaagtcttaaatatcataatgaatctgtaccgggctccagaaccaaaatacggacccgatactaacaatgccaaatatcaatcaatttttaaaaataaatcattttcagacttttaattttcatcaaaaattcataactcaagctagggacctccgaattcaattctgggcatacgcccaggtcccataattcgatacggacctaccgggaccgtcaaagtaCGGATCCAGGCCCGTTagccaaaaatattgaccgaagtcatcaaaaattaacttttaaggcataaattcttattttcatcaattttcaatataaaagctttccggaaacctgtctggactacgcacgcaaattgaggagggtaaaaatgatatttttaaggcttaagagcgcagattcgagttctaaaacataagatgaacttttgggtcatcacagatttGTTGTTTCCAAACTTTCACTTCCATTAGTTTACCATAAATTGCATAGAGTAAGAGGTTTAATTAAATTAGCAAGATTCGAACTTGTACATATATAGTTGAATTGTGGTTTTTGTGTCATTAAACTTTCCCTTAACAATTGTTGCTTCCATTGACATAAGTATTGGCAACACTGTTGTGGTCAACATATAGGTATCCAAAGTTGAATTGCATGTATCAAGATTGTTGCTCAGTATGTACCTACTTTGAGATGATCTTTTTGTACGTATCAAGTGCAAATTTGGGTTGGAAAGCAAAAAGTGATGGACTACGTGGTGTGAcaatttacttttgaaattcttctATGTCCTTCattttttcaaaagttttttcctcttttcttgtTCTCATTCTTGTATCTTATTTGATAAATTTAATTACTCAAATTGAAATAAACATTCTGGACTAAGCCATGCCTTGCAGCAGATTACATGCTGACTTGACAGTCATTTCCTAATTTTCAGATAATGTTATCTCAATAACACATTAGATATTGACAATTTTCTCTAGGATATTTTTCCCCTGCTTTTGTGTTTTCAGTAATATCGTAACTTTACTATGAACTCAACTTATGTTTTTTTGTTTTCACCAGGACACATCACTACTTCAATCTTGAGAGTACTGCTCCAGAATTCAACAAGTTTTTGAAACATCAGACAGAAGGGGAACCATAGTCATTCTGCAATGACTTTTGTATATCTTGTTGAacaaatttattattcttttatgGCAGAATAGGTAAAGACCCCCCTAAACTTGACATTTTTTAACGAGCGTACACCTTAACTATACGTGATTTTAATTACCCCCTACGCTTACTTTTTCGAATGTTATTACCCCCTAACCTAGTAAACTTTTCTATCGTGAATACACGCGATGTATACATTTAAATGCTTGCTGATGTGGCTGTACACGTTGGAATAATTCGGGTATCCAATTAGAATACCCGACCCGCCTTTAAAATTAATCCCTCAAATTTAACCTATCCCTTTTACCATCAGTTCATTTGGTCGATAACGTAGAAAAACTAGGGTTTCTCACCACTCCACTCCCATCAATGACAGAGACGATTGTGAGTGCTTGAGcttgattttgtgagtcgatagGGTTCTCCGTTGAGGTGCTGCTAAAAGCTACTGTGGAGAAGCTAAAAGCTACTGGGTTTCTTTGATTCTTGCCAAAATTTCTACTATTTTCACTCCGCATTTGAAGGTATGTGTGCCTCTTTCTGTTAGGGTTAAATCAGGATTTTATGTTGATTGTGATTTTTGCATGCATGTCGATTAGGGTTAAATTAGggtttttatgttgtttgttaattttttactatttatttgtaatcttctgtatatgtatgtCTTGagagttattttttattttttttattgctaTGTAGGGTCCCATGGATACTAAGTATTTGAATTTAAGATGAAAAATTGATGGGATATTGGTGAGTGAGGTAGGACCTATATATGTTGGGGGTAGGGTTGAACATGTGACTAATGTCGACTCTGACCACTTGTCAATACCAGAGTTATCTGATTATGCAAAGGATTTTGGGAttacaaagttaggaaaaactcATATTATGAGTGTTGAGGGTGGCAATTTGGTTGAATTAATAAAAGATAGGGATTTAATGGACCTTGCTATGTTATTAAACAATGGGGACATAATAGATATTTTTGTCTCTTATGACTCACAATTTGAGGAGGTGGATGCTATAGAGGGTAGCCAAATAAGCCACGTGGGTGAGCCTTTTAATGCATCTTCCAGCACACAACAAGATAATAAGGAATCTTTTGTTCCCTGTGGTCCTCCTTTAAACACTACTGATGCAAATCCAGATCTAGGGTTACCTAACTTTGGCAACTGTTGGCATCAGTAAAAAAGGATGGGAATAACCAAATGTTCCCAATAGCTTGGGCTGTTGTAGgcactggaaaaaaaaaaaagcaaacatGGAGTTGGTTCCTCAGGTTATTGCAAACTGATTTGAACTTGGGAGATGGCAGGGAACTCACCATGATAAGTGACATGCAAAAGGTATATACTGTCGTTTAAATATTACTGTTTTCTTGTTTAAAATACTATTGTTTTTTTGGTTTAAATACTACTGTTTCTCTGATTTAAACACTATTGTTTCTTTGTTTTTATGCAATACTATTTCTCTATTTTAATGCAGGGTCTATGTTCAGCTATTGAAGAGATTTTACCTGAGTGTGAGCACAAAATGTGTGCTAGACACATTCTGGCAAACTGGGCAATAAAATGGAGAGGgattgaaagaagaaaaagattctAGAGTGTTGTTAGATCAATAATTGAGTCTAAAATGAAAATAAATCTAGATGATCTTGATAAATTGGGTCATAACATTTGTGAAGACCTAGTTAAATATAACAAAGAAAGATGGCGCAAAGCATTCTTCCAAACATTCTCCAAGTGTGACAGTGTTGACAATAACATATGTGAAAGCTTCAATACTTGGATATTGGGCCCTAGACACAAGACAATCATATCAATGCTAGAGGAAATAAGGGTCAAAGTTATGAGTAAGGTAGCAAAGATGAGAGAATTTGCTGAAACTTGGCAGGATGGTGTATATCCAATGGCCATGATAGTGTTCAATACTAATGTTGAGAAGTCAATGAGGGTTGACTTCATGTTTAATGGAGATACATGCTTTGAACTCAAAGATGGTCCATGCAAGTTCATTGTAGATTTAAGAACAGGCTACCGCAGTTGCAGGTCTTGGGAACTGAAAGGCATTTCATGTCCATATGCTATAACAGCAATGCACTTCAAGAGACTTGATCCTTCAGAGAATATTGTACACTGGTACATAAAAGAGACCTACATGAAGGCATATTCACACTTCATACAACCAGTTCCCAGCATGATAATCTGGCCAGAAAGTAGTAACCCCAAGGTATTACCTCCTCCAGTTCAAAATATGCCTGGAAGGGcaagaaaaaatagaagaaaggaagttggagAAATAAAAAGGGCTGAAAAATTATCAAAGAAGGGAATAACTATGACATGCTCCATTTGCAAAGCAAGTACTCATAATATGAGGAGTTGTCCAACAAGACCAACAACTAATCAAGAGGTAGCTTCCTACCTTCTTCCTTTATTACTCTCTTCTTAGTTATCTAAGAGCTAATTCCTCATTTTCTCATATAATAGACTACTAATTGCTcacaacaatcaacaacaaaaccTTCACGGAAGAGAGGCAGAAAGGAATCTGACAATGCATCTACAAGTAAGGCATCTACAAGTACTGGAGGAAAATCTGGGGGGGAGGGGGGCAAGAAGCCACTACAAGAGGCCTAGGCTTCAAGGACATGGTGTATTTGTTGCACAGCCTGGTTTTACAAGTATTAATGTaagtgtatttatttttattgtctAACATACTATATGATGTTATTATCTAACTTTGAAATGAATCTTTTGGTTTGAATGTTTATCAGGATGGTTATCCTACAGCCAGAAAGGTTTATACTGGCCCTTTAATTGATTCTACCCGTGTTACTGGTGATATTGGATATAAGCCTTCTAAAGATTTGAAATGGAAAGGGAAGGAAGCTGTGACTCAAAGACAACTTCAAGTCCAAGCTGCAATGGATAGAATCAAGACAAGGTCCCAATCCGCTGGAATACAAATAAGATCTAAAGTTATGGGAAAATTTCCCTCCAAGAAGACCACTTGAATTTCTTTATTGTTTGGATGTAGTATTTGATATACTAgactttttttttgttgaattcGTGGGGTGACTGTTTTAGTTGAATTCATGGGGTGTCTGTTTTTTTGTGGATACTGATGGTGGTACGCaactttattttgtgaacttgttTGTCATGTGTATGTCTAGCTGTATATGGACAGCATAGTTTAACTCTATTGTTTGATGTTAAATTCTGACTTTCTTTGTCAAATTACCAGCTATATTGACAAaatattgtgattgtgattggtTGTTTTTGTGGATACTGATGGctgtttttatataaattgtgaTTGGCATCAATTCTATATGTTGACAAAATGTTGACATAGTAGTGTCGAACAGCATATCATATTGCTTAACTTCTATTACATACTACCAGATAACCATTATTTGTACATGAGCAAAATCAGATTCCAAAGTAAACTAAAAAATAATAGAAACTTTAGCATTCTTTCCCTTTTCGATAGTTTGTTAGTCTTCTTCAACAACTCAGAAATAACAATGTTTGCTTGCTCCGGAAATAGAGGTTCATACCACTGAAAAAATCAACAAGAATTTGTCTTCGGAAAAAGACTACATCCAAAGAATCGTCGTCCAGGATTTGCAGTAGTCCATGCAACTTTTTAAGGAGTTAGCTTGCCACATCTACAAAAAACATTCATCTTCTTTCTTCCAAGTAAAAAAATGGTTGTTATTTGGGCAAAAAATAAGAGCCAAaatcttggggggggggggggggggagggggaatgGAATTTGGATGGACAAAGAATGTGAGAATAAAGAAAATGCTGAAAAATTAGAAAGAAGACAATAAATAGGGGTGAGAATGGGGTTGTTACCGTTGGGGTCTTCATTTTGGGGGGAAAATGCATTTATTATCGTTAGAGATGGTTCTAGGATTGGGAATgaaaaatattcaattgatgtGGCAAAATATATACTCCCCCACGCGTACTCAGCCATTTGAACCAACTTTCACTGCCATGCGGCAGGTTGGGGGGTAATAACATCCGAAAAAGTAAGCATAGGGGGGTAATTAAAAACACGTATAGTTAAGGTGTACGCTCATTAAAAAGTGTCAAGTTCGGGAGGGAGGGGGAGGGGGTCTTTACCTATTCTGCCTTCTTTTATTAGTGTTGTAACTTATCATTACCCACACGTTCTCCATTTgtattgtagaaaaatattactccctctgtttcaatttatgcgaacctatttcctttttagtctgtgccaaaaagaatgacacatttccctatttggaaacaatttatctttatgttattatttatatagccacacaaaatatatgtgcctcattttataccacaagttcaaaagtcttctctcttttcttaaactccgtacccattcaaataggttcatataaattaaaacggagggagtatgtgATAATTTTTAAGTGGTCTTGGTGTTTTGGTTTGGCTAAGTAAACGTTGTGTGTTTGAAAATATATCAGCTATATATATCACAAAAATAGTGTTAATGCCAGAGAATGCAACACACTTTGTAGTTGCTCCATTTGTTTGATTGAATTTCACTCATATATAATTTTCAAGGAGTTATAAGTTGGTGAACGTGTAACAAAACAATATAGCTTTATTTATGTTGGGCGCAATTACTGAATTCGTATAAAATAAAAGTGGAGCAAACAATCTATAGTTTCTTTAGCAAGAACACTAACAGAAATGTTAGATGTAGTTGTTGCTTATGCTATTCATTTTGATAATTTCGATGGAAATAAAAATGTTCATGGATCTGCTACGTGAAGATTCATCTTGCCGTTGGGCCCGGGCTTAGCCCGGGCATAACCTCACTAGTGAATATTATATACATAAACTTAATTCAGTTATGTAACAACCAATCTCAAAATCCACTCTATTGAAGAAATCTTCACAAATTAAGTagtagagaaaaggaaaagaataggCCTATCCTCAAGGTTGCTAAGCATCACAGGAGTATATAAAGAAAAGTGGGAAACAGAAATAAACCTAATATATTAGTAATGTTAGGATTAATTATGCtgagattattttttataaaCTGTTTGTTTTTGTGTATTAAAGGCTTTCAAAGGGTAGTTCTATCTTTATACATGCTTGTCCAtgtattaaaatttaaaaatcatgGTGTTGCTAATGTCATGGTTTGTTATGTATATAAGAATAATACCGAATAGGGTATATAACTATtacatgtattagttatacataagttgaaaaacactactccctccggtccataataagtgacatTTTGGCATATGGCATACCCCTTAAGAAAAATACTAACttctagaaagaaaaataaataagtattttgtctaaattacccttaattaaaatGTGCATATTAGTAACTTGATATATTGGGATATGTAAATATAAGTGCTCAAAAACAACAAGAAACCCAATATAATCTcacatagtggggtctggggaggttagtgttgtacgcaaccttacccctacattaacaccacattaatgaaaagaaaaataagaagtgcatgtaaataagggcaaattgaaaatataaagttaattccttcttgattatgtaaaagaacacttattttgaaccaaaataaaaaggcTAAAATATCACTTATTATGGACATAAGGAAGTACCAAACAAGATTTAATTATACCAACCCTAATACATGTACAATTATTTTTCAATACATCCTACCAGACAATCCCTTAAAGTTAAATTACTGTATGAGGCATAAATATTGTATGCACGGAAATTGAAAATCTTCTCTCGTTTTGAAGGTAAATTTTACAAACAGTCAAACCGCCCAACCACACAATTTTTAGTAGTGACGCCATTGTTCCCACTGAAAAAAGGACACATTTTTTAATCAAATGAAGTCAAAACGAGCCAAGACAACGCAAAAGACCAAAATAGTAGTAGTAGAAACTACTACTACCAATCAAAGAACAAAGTCCAACCCACAAGAGACTCGTGGCACGAAAATATCTCTGAACAACACTGTCACACGTCGGTGAACAAAGTCTTGTCTTTTAGTAAAAAACAAATCTTAAGTGGGGAAATGTGTTTCCATACTTTACAGAATAGTAAGATGATTCAAACTCATAACATTAATATCTGTACTATATTTCTTAAATAACTAAACTGCTTTTGTGAAACACCCCAGGAGTGGAAACACATCACTCCTTTATTAGTGTTGCAGTCACTCGTTTAGTCATCACTTGTCAGCACTAAATTAAGTGCTTGGAAAGGACAAGAGCGCACTATAAAACCTCTCTTCCCTTTACTTCCAGCCATTAGCCCATAGCCTTAGTTCATTTTAGGAGGATATACTTTAAATTTGAAGAAAGAATATAGTCGTTCCAGTTAGAAGAAGAAGTAGAGGATCAAATTGAAGATGGAAGATTTGTGGCAAAAGATGGTTTTTCCAGTTAGACGTGCTTGGTTCGTGTTTTCAGCCCGTGTCAAGGCTCCTAAGAATGGTTAGTCCTCTCTTCCTACCACCCCCTCCccctcaaaacaacaacaacaacaacaagaccAGTAAAATCTCAAAGCTAGTGTGTGCAACAGATCTTACCCAAGACAGGTAGAGATACTATTTTTTATAGACCCTAGACGAAATACCTCCTAAAAATTAATGGAAAAAGCTTACTCACGCTCAATCTTTCTTAAAGGATTCTTATAATGAACATGCGGGAGGCTACACAGGCATGAGCTAGTTTTTAGCTTCACCctgttttttcttcttgttttcgcACTAGCGTCGACACAAATCATGTATATGTGACCCTTTTATAATGTTGTTAACTTGATAGTTCAAGCTTTTTCTTTAACAGATCCTTAACCTTTTACGGCTTGATGTGCTCGTGAATTCTGATCTCAAGCCATAGAGGGCATATATAACTTAAGTTTTTATTCAATAACCTGTGCTGCAAATGGGCAGAAATTATTGAGTTCATATAAGTGGTTCCTTAAATGAAACTTAgattgaaaattttgaagtaaaCCCCTTTTTGGCTTTCCAACTCTTCTATACAAGGCAACAAAGTTCCATACAAAAGAGCTAATCAATATTTAATCAAGTTGTTAGTATTCTTCCTATTATTgttactttttaaaagaaaaaatactttATCTACATCCCCTTCTGAATGTGTCTTGCAAGAAGTATTCCTTGTCTTGCACAAAATATCATTACGTTCACACGGCAGCAAGTCAGATGACCAGCAAAAATGTTAGGCATAGTAAATGACCTAAAATTGTAGTCGATGTTAATGGAACAAATACTGAAATTGACAGCATATGCAAACAATATAAGCCTGCTCTTGGGGTCTGTTTACTATTGGTAAGTGGAGATATTGCGATAAATCTTTTACTAATGTAGTTAGACACTTCGCACTTTACAAATCAAGAAATGCCAAGAATTTCTTCTACGACTCCATTAGTGGTTTCTTAAGTCCGCTTTTTAACCCAGAGAGGACCCCAACACAGGCCAA is drawn from Nicotiana tabacum cultivar K326 chromosome 22, ASM71507v2, whole genome shotgun sequence and contains these coding sequences:
- the LOC142175724 gene encoding uncharacterized protein LOC142175724, whose amino-acid sequence is MKINLDDLDKLGHNICEDLVKYNKERWRKAFFQTFSKCDSVDNNICESFNTWILGPRHKTIISMLEEIRVKVMSKVAKMREFAETWQDGVYPMAMIVFNTNVEKSMRVDFMFNGDTCFELKDGPCKFIVDLRTGYRSCRSWELKGISCPYAITAMHFKRLDPSENIVHWYIKETYMKAYSHFIQPVPSMIIWPESSNPKVLPPPVQNMPGRARKNRRKEVGEIKRAEKLSKKGITMTCSICKASTHNMRSCPTRPTTNQEVASYLLPLLLSS